A window of the Polaribacter batillariae genome harbors these coding sequences:
- a CDS encoding adenylosuccinate lyase translates to MQNPKRENRQRVANIVLENRNFFKELVAITFNVNDKVSVKAAWILEWICTHHQLNWMIPHLDEFSAKINTLQFDSAIRPCAKICEHLATAYYAKTDNDIKKNLTAKHINAMVVTGFDWLITPQKIAVRAYTMNTLYLFGLEKDWIHPELKHLIETKIIHESKGTKARGKHIINLIEKHEKSLK, encoded by the coding sequence ATGCAGAATCCTAAAAGAGAAAACCGACAAAGGGTTGCAAATATTGTGTTAGAAAATCGAAATTTCTTTAAAGAATTGGTTGCTATAACTTTTAATGTTAATGATAAAGTATCTGTAAAAGCAGCCTGGATTTTAGAGTGGATTTGTACACACCATCAATTAAATTGGATGATTCCGCATTTAGATGAATTTTCTGCAAAAATAAATACACTACAATTTGATAGTGCTATTAGACCTTGTGCTAAAATTTGTGAACATTTAGCCACTGCTTACTACGCGAAGACCGATAATGATATCAAAAAAAATCTAACGGCAAAACATATAAATGCCATGGTAGTAACTGGTTTCGATTGGTTAATTACACCTCAAAAAATTGCAGTAAGAGCTTACACCATGAACACTTTATATCTTTTTGGGCTAGAAAAAGATTGGATTCATCCAGAATTAAAACATCTAATCGAAACTAAAATTATTCACGAAAGCAAAGGCACAAAAGCACGTGGAAAACATATTATAAACTTGATAGAAAAACATGAAAAATCACTAAAATAA
- a CDS encoding toxin-antitoxin system YwqK family antitoxin has protein sequence MINIKRLFFLFAFFACYFTSESCNAQKINQFNEKKQRTGVWKKYYPNKRIRYTGQFKNGKEVGVFKFYDITTSNHPTIIKTFFADSDSLFVQFYTLKGKIKTEGVLNKRARVGNWKYFYPDGTIMAEENYNKQGKLDGEQLVYYPNGQVTEFSVYKNGKLHGTTSKFASNGNLIEEVVYKNGKENGLAKYFELNGKLKEKGVYKDGKRVGKWEYYLDGELAPEELKEKKKKFVLKKDIKD, from the coding sequence ATGATAAATATAAAAAGACTGTTTTTTCTTTTTGCATTTTTTGCTTGTTATTTTACAAGCGAAAGTTGTAATGCGCAAAAAATTAATCAATTTAACGAAAAGAAACAACGCACAGGTGTTTGGAAAAAATATTATCCGAATAAAAGAATTCGTTATACTGGTCAGTTTAAAAATGGTAAAGAAGTTGGTGTTTTTAAATTTTATGACATTACAACTTCAAACCATCCAACCATCATTAAAACTTTTTTTGCAGATTCAGATTCTTTATTTGTTCAGTTTTACACCTTAAAAGGAAAAATTAAAACAGAAGGTGTTTTAAACAAAAGAGCACGTGTTGGAAACTGGAAATATTTTTATCCGGATGGAACCATTATGGCCGAAGAAAATTATAACAAACAAGGTAAACTCGATGGAGAGCAGTTGGTGTATTATCCCAATGGGCAAGTAACAGAATTCTCGGTTTACAAAAACGGAAAATTACATGGTACTACCAGTAAATTTGCAAGTAATGGAAACCTTATAGAAGAAGTAGTATATAAAAACGGAAAAGAAAATGGACTTGCAAAATATTTCGAATTAAATGGCAAATTAAAAGAGAAAGGTGTTTACAAAGACGGTAAAAGAGTAGGAAAGTGGGAGTATTATTTAGATGGAGAATTGGCACCAGAAGAGCTGAAAGAAAAGAAGAAAAAATTTGTGTTAAAAAAAGATATAAAAGATTAA